The following proteins are encoded in a genomic region of Alnus glutinosa chromosome 8, dhAlnGlut1.1, whole genome shotgun sequence:
- the LOC133876348 gene encoding LOW QUALITY PROTEIN: AAA-ATPase At3g50940-like (The sequence of the model RefSeq protein was modified relative to this genomic sequence to represent the inferred CDS: deleted 1 base in 1 codon; substituted 2 bases at 2 genomic stop codons), with the protein MYELTFSEKDREKVMDSYLPHVLSTYRAIKKKRKARKILGSIPTKLNHPSTFDTLAIEPELKKAIVDDLDRFLARKDFYKKVGKRWNRGYLFYGPSGTGKSSLIAAIANYSNFDVYILELTNFNTDDELLXRXLLHSPSHSLIVVEDIDCNKAVQDRSKEVGVDPAKFSKVTLSGLLNAIDGMWSSNGDERIIVFTTNHKERLDPAWLLPGRMDMHIILSFCTFNGFRILASNYLDVQSHPLFEQVEGLLEKVEVTPAAVAEELMKSDDADVALGGLVELLKQKEMGSE; encoded by the exons ATGTACGAGCTAACTTTCTCTGAAAAGGATAGGGAGAAAGTCATGGATTCTTACTTGCCTCATGTCTTAAGCACATACAGGGccatcaaaaagaaaaggaaggcaAGGAAG ATATTGGGAAGCATCCCCACTAAATTAAACCATCCATCCACATTCGACACCCTCGCCATTGAACCTGAGTTAAAGAAGGCTATTGTCGATGACCTCGATCGGTTCCTGGCCAGGAAggacttttacaaaaaggtcGGGAAGCGTTGGAACCGGGGTTATTTATTTTACGGCCCTTCTGGAACTGGGAAATCCAGCCTCATCGCTGCTATCGCAAATTACTCCAACTTTGATGTCTACATTTTGGAGCTCACCAATTTTAACACTGATGATGAACTGTTG TAGCGTTAATTGCTTCATTCGCCCTCTCATTCCCTAATTGTGGTTGAGGACATAGATTGCAATAAAGCGGTCCAAGATCGATCAAAAGAAGTTGGCGTTGATCCGGCCAAGTTCTCCAAG GTCACCCTGTCGGGTCTACTAAATGCCATAGATGGTATGTGGTCAAGTAACGGGGACGAGCGAATCATAGTGTTTACTACAAATCACAAAGAGCGACTAGATCCAGCATGGTTACTTCCTGGTCGGATGGACATGCACATTATTTTGTCCTTCTGCACCTTTAATGGGTTCCGAATCTTAGCCTCCAATTACTTGGACGTCCAAAGCCACCCGCTCTTTGAACAAGTTGAAGGCTTGCTAGAGAAAGTAGAGGTGACTCCTGCAGCAGTGGCAGAAGAATTAATGAAGAGCGATGATGCTGATGTTGCTCTTGGAGGACTTGTTGAGTTGCTTAAGCAAAAAGAGATGGGAAGTGAATAA